Proteins co-encoded in one Pyxidicoccus xibeiensis genomic window:
- a CDS encoding OmpA family protein, translating into MFRWKPGWKTLVGATALVAVGCASGPPPRELLDARAAYQELSTSPEGRERPTEVAEARDALLEAEREYDRSKDSPRARSLAYVALRKAETADAHGTAELAARRHAQAQAELAQAQALQRQRVESELEAARQQLAQAERERQEALAQQQRASQMAQSQQQEADRLRADAQRRQQEAERLRAQAQQRQTEAERLAEETSRRQAEEQRRLQAEAEAQRLAQKNQELQQRTAQLEAEQQARVQAEQQAAQQLEAERQARLEAERKATEALTRLDETAKDLKVREEERGLVLTLSGSVLFASGAVDLLPAARDRLTEVADVLKETKNPLLIEGHTDSQGKDAYNEDLSYRRAERVRDFLTARGVPAERINVRGLGEYRPVANNGTPEGRANNRRVEIVIERDDTAVGGSGQQQGTGGTGSQPQPVQPQPTPQQGTPAPQPQPAPQQGTPAPGTGGSGAAGQDVGSVGTGRSPAPGQAPDQSGIDVQGGQSGSGNLDTDIQEGVTPPQPGAQPGQSDTQPPR; encoded by the coding sequence ATGTTCCGTTGGAAGCCTGGATGGAAGACCCTCGTCGGTGCCACGGCGCTGGTGGCGGTGGGCTGCGCGAGCGGGCCGCCGCCGCGCGAGCTGCTTGATGCGCGCGCCGCGTACCAGGAGCTGTCGACCAGCCCCGAGGGCCGCGAGCGGCCCACCGAGGTCGCCGAGGCCCGCGACGCGCTGCTGGAGGCGGAGCGCGAGTATGACCGCAGCAAGGACTCGCCGCGGGCGCGCTCGCTGGCGTACGTGGCGCTGCGCAAGGCGGAGACCGCGGACGCCCACGGCACCGCGGAGCTCGCCGCGCGCCGGCATGCCCAGGCGCAGGCGGAGCTCGCCCAGGCCCAGGCGCTCCAGCGGCAGCGCGTGGAGTCGGAGCTGGAGGCGGCGCGGCAGCAGCTCGCCCAGGCGGAGCGGGAGCGGCAGGAAGCGCTCGCGCAGCAGCAGCGGGCGTCGCAGATGGCGCAGTCGCAGCAGCAGGAAGCGGACCGCCTGAGGGCGGATGCGCAGCGGCGCCAGCAGGAGGCGGAGCGGCTGAGAGCCCAGGCCCAGCAGCGGCAGACGGAGGCGGAGCGGCTGGCCGAGGAGACGTCGCGGCGTCAGGCGGAGGAGCAGCGGCGGCTCCAGGCGGAGGCCGAGGCGCAGCGGCTGGCGCAGAAGAACCAGGAACTGCAGCAGCGAACGGCGCAGCTGGAAGCGGAGCAGCAGGCGCGGGTGCAGGCGGAGCAGCAGGCCGCGCAGCAACTGGAGGCGGAGCGCCAGGCGCGACTGGAGGCGGAGCGCAAGGCCACCGAGGCGCTGACCCGGCTGGACGAGACGGCGAAGGACCTGAAGGTGCGGGAGGAGGAGCGCGGCCTGGTGCTGACGCTGTCGGGCAGCGTGCTCTTCGCGTCGGGGGCGGTGGACCTGCTGCCCGCGGCGAGGGACCGGCTGACCGAAGTGGCGGACGTGCTGAAGGAGACGAAGAACCCGCTCCTCATCGAGGGCCACACGGACTCGCAGGGCAAGGACGCCTACAACGAAGACCTGTCCTACCGCCGTGCCGAGCGCGTCCGTGACTTCCTCACCGCGCGCGGCGTGCCCGCCGAGCGCATCAACGTGCGAGGCCTGGGCGAGTACCGGCCCGTCGCCAACAACGGCACGCCCGAGGGCCGGGCCAACAACCGGCGCGTCGAAATCGTCATCGAGCGGGATGACACGGCCGTGGGTGGCAGCGGGCAGCAGCAGGGCACGGGCGGGACGGGCTCGCAGCCCCAGCCCGTGCAGCCACAGCCCACGCCCCAGCAGGGGACGCCGGCACCCCAGCCGCAGCCCGCGCCCCAGCAGGGGACGCCGGCACCAGGTACGGGTGGAAGCGGCGCGGCGGGGCAGGACGTGGGCAGCGTGGGCACGGGCCGCTCACCGGCCCCGGGGCAGGCCCCGGACCAGAGCGGCATCGACGTGCAGGGCGGGCAGAGTGGCAGCGGCAACCTGGATACTGACATCCAGGAAGGCGTCACGCCGCCGCAGCCCGGCGCACAGCCCGGGCAGAGCGACACGCAGCCTCCTCGCTGA
- a CDS encoding GNAT family N-acetyltransferase, translating into MASETTPLLTTERLHLTLLPPDAAWRVLAYYEANRSHLDPVSPVRPANFFSVTYWRTRLAQDREDFRNDLSLRVFILPRDEPLGSAPILGNASLTHIRRGPLQTAELGYALDHRHEGRGLMTEALRTLCDYAFSGMGLHRLQANHLPENLKSAAVLRRLGFVVEGYARDFLLIDGRWRDHILTARVAPDDAARQEDARE; encoded by the coding sequence ATGGCCTCCGAAACGACACCCCTGCTCACCACCGAGCGCCTTCACCTGACGTTGCTCCCACCGGACGCGGCGTGGCGCGTGCTCGCCTATTACGAGGCCAACCGCTCCCACCTGGACCCGGTGTCGCCCGTGCGGCCCGCCAACTTCTTCTCCGTCACGTACTGGCGCACCCGCCTGGCGCAGGACCGCGAGGACTTCCGCAACGACCTCTCCCTGCGCGTCTTCATCCTCCCCCGGGATGAGCCCCTCGGCTCCGCGCCCATCCTCGGCAACGCGTCCCTCACCCACATCCGCCGGGGCCCCCTCCAGACCGCGGAGCTGGGCTACGCGCTGGACCACCGCCACGAGGGCCGGGGCCTGATGACCGAAGCCCTGCGCACCCTCTGCGACTACGCCTTCAGCGGCATGGGCCTGCACCGCCTCCAGGCCAACCACCTGCCGGAGAACCTCAAGAGCGCCGCCGTCCTCCGGCGCCTCGGCTTCGTCGTGGAGGGCTACGCCCGAGACTTCCTCCTCATCGACGGCCGCTGGAGGGACCACATCCTCACCGCCCGCGTCGCCCCGGATGACGCCGCCCGACAAGAGGACGCCCGCGAGTAG
- a CDS encoding alpha/beta fold hydrolase, producing the protein MRTLVLLGALLLAACAAKTPGSGAAPSGAVHQVRRVTVADGVELEVLDFGGHGPALVFLAGMGNTGHVFDELAPRFTSHRRVWALTRRGFGASSWPEQGYDTATLGRDVVRALDALGIEKAALAGHSIAGTELTWVGLHSPQRVEKLIYLDAAYARVELKELLKDLPSPPAPEPQPEETLSRAAVSDAVARAVGGRFPEEEIEQGNVFDATTGQYLGPRVWPGAMRQFREGEASLDFSALRVPVLSLYVAYEGSKGEEAFTGVELMPPADQEKVRAVFPRLRELLFQPQEVLRKLPGSKVVGLEGAEHYLWLSHPERVVRELKDFLGP; encoded by the coding sequence ATGCGCACGCTCGTGCTCCTCGGGGCCCTGTTGCTGGCCGCCTGTGCGGCAAAGACACCCGGCTCCGGCGCGGCTCCCTCCGGTGCCGTGCATCAGGTGAGGCGGGTCACCGTTGCAGACGGCGTGGAGCTCGAGGTCCTCGACTTTGGCGGGCACGGGCCGGCGCTCGTGTTCCTGGCGGGGATGGGCAACACGGGCCATGTCTTCGACGAGCTCGCGCCCCGGTTCACCTCGCACCGGCGCGTCTGGGCCCTGACCCGGAGAGGGTTTGGCGCTTCGAGCTGGCCCGAGCAGGGCTACGACACCGCCACCCTGGGCAGGGATGTCGTCCGGGCGCTCGACGCGCTGGGAATCGAGAAGGCGGCGCTCGCCGGCCACTCCATCGCGGGGACGGAGCTCACCTGGGTGGGCCTCCACTCCCCCCAGCGCGTCGAGAAGCTCATCTACCTGGACGCGGCCTATGCGCGCGTCGAGCTGAAGGAGCTGCTGAAGGACCTGCCGTCTCCGCCTGCGCCGGAGCCCCAGCCCGAGGAGACTCTGTCGCGCGCGGCCGTGTCGGATGCCGTCGCGCGCGCTGTTGGCGGCCGCTTCCCCGAGGAGGAGATTGAGCAGGGCAACGTATTCGATGCGACGACCGGGCAATACCTGGGCCCACGCGTGTGGCCCGGGGCGATGCGGCAGTTCCGTGAGGGCGAGGCATCGCTCGACTTCTCGGCGCTGCGCGTGCCCGTGCTCTCGCTGTACGTGGCGTACGAGGGCTCGAAGGGAGAGGAGGCCTTCACGGGCGTCGAGCTAATGCCCCCAGCCGACCAGGAGAAGGTCCGCGCGGTCTTCCCCCGGCTGCGTGAGCTCCTGTTCCAGCCGCAGGAGGTGCTTCGGAAGCTGCCCGGCTCGAAGGTGGTGGGGCTGGAGGGCGCGGAGCACTACCTGTGGCTGAGCCACCCCGAGCGGGTGGTGCGCGAGCTGAAGGACTTCCTCGGGCCGTAG
- a CDS encoding S9 family peptidase: protein MRSVARIVWLGAVLLGARPVLAQQGDAGGEVRRADVALRGAVAKAVRPPLDAVHDALLRTVRFRQVAVSPDGQRLAWVESGSERSGPLANGSVIQVLDLSNAEAKPERVTVCLGQSGCGEGSLAWSPEGRRLAFLSDAGLGGPVQLYVADMSGGAVRKLTSFKGPVTAPRWAPDGDSVAVLVIEGKGAEHAKGPTGPAARETGVVQESHPVRRVALVPAGGGAHRFVSPENLYVYEHAWSPDSEHLAVIAAPPPGDANWWVAKLHTVDVESGRARLLYSPKWALAEPTWSPDGKHVAFLEGLMSDQGSNGGDVFVVQAAGGKPRNLTPGLKATATSLDWVAPGKLMFGAQVQGESALATVDPVKGGVTVLWKGAERISAGGGVGASLSRDGETSAVLRESFTRAADVWVGPVGEWKPVTRHNAEAQLPAGPVRSVVWKSEGLDVQGWLLAPPTPQVGSAKAPMVTMIHGGPAAGVVPSFNPQALLLTSQGYYVFFPNARGSFGQGADFVQANRRDFGYGDLRDVLAGVDAVLAREPVDPARLGVTGWSYGGYMTMWTVTQTQRFRAAVAGAGISNWQSYYGTNNIDTWMLPYFGASVYDEPDVYTRSSPINFVKLARTPTLLLHGERDVEVPASQSYEFFKALKALGVKTQLVVYADEGHTLRKLDHAKDRLMRTVEWFDAHLQPASLPGPKVATPGR from the coding sequence ATGCGGTCGGTTGCGCGAATCGTCTGGCTGGGCGCGGTGCTGTTGGGAGCGCGTCCCGTCCTCGCACAGCAGGGTGACGCCGGTGGCGAGGTGCGCCGCGCGGACGTGGCCCTGCGGGGTGCGGTGGCGAAGGCCGTCCGGCCTCCGCTGGACGCTGTCCATGACGCGCTGCTGCGCACCGTGCGCTTCCGGCAGGTGGCGGTGTCACCCGACGGCCAGCGCCTGGCATGGGTGGAGTCCGGCTCGGAGCGCAGCGGGCCGCTGGCGAATGGCAGCGTCATCCAGGTGCTGGACCTCTCCAACGCCGAGGCGAAGCCGGAGCGCGTCACCGTCTGCCTGGGGCAGAGCGGGTGCGGCGAAGGCTCCCTGGCCTGGAGTCCGGAGGGGCGGCGGCTGGCGTTCCTCTCCGACGCGGGGCTGGGCGGGCCGGTGCAGCTCTACGTGGCGGACATGTCCGGCGGCGCGGTGCGCAAGCTGACGTCGTTCAAGGGCCCCGTCACCGCGCCGCGGTGGGCGCCGGATGGGGACTCGGTGGCGGTGCTCGTCATCGAGGGCAAGGGCGCCGAGCATGCCAAGGGCCCCACGGGCCCGGCCGCGCGCGAGACGGGCGTGGTGCAGGAGTCGCACCCCGTGCGGCGCGTGGCGCTCGTGCCGGCGGGCGGCGGAGCGCACCGCTTCGTGTCCCCGGAGAACCTCTACGTCTACGAGCACGCGTGGAGCCCGGACAGCGAGCACCTGGCCGTCATCGCCGCGCCGCCGCCGGGAGATGCGAACTGGTGGGTGGCGAAGCTGCACACGGTGGACGTGGAGTCCGGCCGCGCGCGGCTGCTGTACTCGCCGAAGTGGGCGCTGGCCGAGCCCACCTGGAGCCCCGACGGGAAGCACGTCGCCTTCCTCGAGGGACTGATGAGCGACCAGGGCTCCAACGGTGGGGACGTGTTCGTGGTGCAGGCGGCGGGCGGCAAGCCGCGCAACCTGACGCCCGGGCTGAAGGCCACGGCCACGAGCCTGGACTGGGTGGCGCCGGGGAAGCTGATGTTCGGCGCGCAGGTGCAGGGCGAGTCGGCGCTGGCGACGGTGGACCCGGTGAAGGGCGGGGTGACGGTGCTGTGGAAGGGGGCGGAGCGCATCAGCGCGGGCGGCGGGGTGGGGGCGTCGCTGTCGCGGGACGGCGAGACGAGCGCGGTGCTGCGCGAGTCCTTCACGCGGGCGGCGGACGTGTGGGTGGGGCCGGTGGGGGAGTGGAAGCCGGTGACGCGGCACAACGCGGAGGCGCAACTGCCGGCGGGGCCGGTGCGCAGCGTGGTGTGGAAGAGCGAGGGGCTGGACGTGCAGGGCTGGCTGCTGGCGCCGCCCACGCCGCAGGTGGGCAGCGCGAAGGCGCCCATGGTGACGATGATTCACGGCGGGCCGGCGGCGGGGGTGGTGCCCTCGTTCAACCCGCAGGCGCTGCTGCTGACGAGCCAGGGCTACTACGTCTTCTTCCCCAACGCGCGCGGCAGCTTCGGGCAGGGGGCGGACTTCGTGCAGGCCAACCGGCGCGACTTCGGGTACGGCGATTTGCGCGACGTCCTGGCGGGCGTGGACGCGGTGCTGGCGCGAGAGCCGGTGGACCCGGCGCGGCTGGGCGTCACGGGGTGGAGCTACGGCGGCTACATGACGATGTGGACGGTGACGCAGACGCAGCGCTTCCGGGCGGCGGTGGCGGGCGCGGGCATCTCCAACTGGCAGAGCTACTACGGCACCAACAACATCGACACGTGGATGCTGCCGTACTTCGGCGCGTCCGTGTACGACGAGCCGGACGTGTACACGCGCAGCTCGCCCATCAACTTCGTGAAGCTGGCGCGCACGCCCACGCTGCTCTTGCACGGGGAGCGCGACGTGGAGGTGCCGGCGTCGCAGAGCTACGAGTTCTTCAAGGCGCTGAAGGCGCTGGGCGTGAAGACGCAGCTGGTGGTGTACGCGGACGAGGGGCACACGCTGCGCAAGCTGGACCATGCGAAGGACCGGCTGATGCGCACGGTGGAGTGGTTCGACGCGCACCTGCAGCCCGCGAGCCTGCCCGGGCCGAAGGTGGCGACGCCGGGGCGTTAG
- a CDS encoding cell wall protein, with protein MAFSGPDFFEDALRAVFREELEGPVSDLASTLERIADSLAGLEGLTLPESAPPPPPEPLAPPPPACAVIGCKLPRGTLGYCVIHAQRRRQMIADNRLHAEWVEDAAPHSVPDVIPPRRPRGERKPREEAPAQVEMEVVRPVAEPRMFVRKKGVAPSVLPTKRGEKPDAGSESQASLPLSTSEQDQIVSTIGRWANEFKARKKPH; from the coding sequence GTGGCCTTCTCAGGCCCGGATTTCTTCGAGGACGCGCTGCGAGCCGTCTTCCGAGAGGAGCTCGAGGGGCCGGTCTCCGACCTGGCGTCCACCCTGGAGCGCATCGCGGACAGCCTGGCCGGGCTCGAGGGTCTCACCCTTCCCGAGAGCGCACCCCCGCCGCCGCCCGAGCCGCTCGCGCCGCCCCCGCCGGCCTGCGCCGTCATCGGCTGCAAGCTGCCTCGCGGCACGCTGGGTTACTGCGTGATTCACGCGCAGCGGCGGCGGCAGATGATTGCCGACAACCGCCTGCACGCGGAGTGGGTGGAGGACGCCGCGCCGCACAGCGTGCCGGATGTCATTCCGCCCCGGCGCCCGCGCGGTGAGCGCAAGCCGCGGGAGGAGGCTCCCGCCCAGGTCGAGATGGAGGTCGTCCGCCCGGTGGCCGAGCCGCGGATGTTCGTGCGCAAGAAGGGCGTGGCGCCCTCCGTCCTTCCCACGAAGAGGGGCGAGAAGCCCGACGCGGGCTCGGAGTCCCAGGCGTCCCTGCCGCTGAGCACGAGCGAGCAGGACCAGATTGTCTCCACGATTGGCCGCTGGGCCAACGAGTTCAAGGCGCGCAAGAAGCCTCACTGA